A single genomic interval of Streptomyces sp. NBC_00663 harbors:
- a CDS encoding transglutaminase-like domain-containing protein, with the protein MELIQNTPDLSAYLAADEVIDHDHPLVRETAARLARQAEDSYAYARLAFEFVRDTIPHSADSSDMRVTWRASDVLEQGTGICYAKSHALAALLRAEDIPTALCYQRLAHDDGSGHAVHGLIAVRFNGAWHRQDPRGNKAGVDARFSLDGERLAWVPDPESNEVDYPVLYAEPHPVVLSVLKAATDRPHLWKTLPTEL; encoded by the coding sequence ATGGAGCTGATCCAGAACACCCCTGACCTGTCCGCGTATCTCGCCGCCGACGAGGTCATCGACCATGACCACCCGCTGGTGCGGGAGACCGCCGCGCGCCTCGCCCGGCAAGCCGAGGACTCGTATGCCTATGCACGGCTGGCCTTCGAGTTCGTGCGCGACACGATTCCCCACTCCGCCGACAGCTCAGACATGCGCGTCACCTGGCGGGCCTCCGACGTCCTGGAGCAGGGCACCGGCATCTGCTACGCCAAGTCCCACGCGCTGGCGGCGCTGCTGCGCGCCGAGGACATTCCGACGGCCCTCTGTTATCAGCGGCTGGCGCATGACGACGGCAGCGGGCATGCCGTGCACGGGCTGATCGCGGTGCGGTTCAACGGAGCCTGGCATCGACAGGATCCGCGCGGGAACAAGGCGGGCGTGGACGCGCGGTTCTCCCTCGACGGGGAGCGGCTGGCCTGGGTGCCCGACCCCGAGTCCAATGAGGTGGACTATCCAGTCCTGTACGCTGAACCTCACCCGGTCGTCCTGAGCGTCCTCAAGGCCGCCACCGACCGGCCCCACCTGTGGAAGACGCTCCCCACCGAACTCTGA
- a CDS encoding B3/B4 domain-containing protein: MTFSLTVSDEVRALAPGFTHVAIEAYGLVNGPSTDASSALLDDAARRLAVRLDGRAPHEDPHMAAWREVYTAFGSKPSRTRNSAEALAKRASADGGLPRINLLVDLYNAISVAHLIPVGGEDIDRIQGGMRLVRAGGDEDFVTVAGGEELVEHPDAGEVVWRDELGVTCRRWNWRQGPRTRLTEETVSGIFLLESLAPMPVVEVEQAGAELAELLEKFSPGARIEVHAADPVRG, from the coding sequence ATGACCTTCTCCCTCACTGTGTCCGACGAGGTCCGCGCCCTCGCGCCCGGCTTCACCCACGTCGCCATCGAGGCGTACGGCCTGGTCAACGGGCCGAGCACCGACGCCAGTTCGGCGCTCCTCGACGACGCGGCCCGCAGGCTGGCCGTACGCCTGGACGGGCGCGCCCCGCACGAGGACCCGCACATGGCGGCGTGGCGCGAGGTGTACACGGCGTTCGGGTCGAAGCCGTCGCGGACCCGCAACTCGGCGGAGGCGCTGGCGAAGAGGGCGTCGGCGGACGGCGGACTGCCCCGGATCAACCTCCTCGTCGACCTCTACAACGCCATCAGCGTCGCCCATCTCATCCCGGTCGGCGGCGAGGACATCGACCGCATCCAGGGTGGGATGCGGCTCGTACGGGCGGGCGGTGACGAGGACTTCGTGACCGTCGCCGGAGGCGAGGAGCTCGTCGAGCACCCCGACGCCGGTGAGGTGGTGTGGCGCGACGAGCTGGGGGTGACCTGCCGCCGCTGGAACTGGCGCCAGGGTCCGCGCACCCGGCTCACCGAGGAGACCGTCTCGGGCATCTTCCTCCTGGAGAGCCTCGCCCCGATGCCGGTCGTCGAGGTCGAGCAGGCCGGCGCCGAACTCGCCGAGCTGCTGGAGAAGTTCAGTCCCGGGGCGCGCATCGAGGTGCACGCGGCCGACCCGGTGCGCGGCTGA
- a CDS encoding threonine aldolase family protein: protein MNPPRTDARRHHDPDSRGFASDNYAGAHPEVLAALALANGGHQVAYGEDDYTENLQAIIRSHFGPTAEAFPVFNGTGANVVALQAVTDRWGAVICAESAHINVDEGGAPERMGGLKLLTVPTPDGKLTPELIDRQAYGWDDEHRAMPQVVSITQSTELGTLYTPDEIRAICDHAHAHGMKVHLDGSRIANAAASLDVPMRTFTNAVGVDILSLGGTKNGALFGEAVVVINQDAVSHMKHLRKLSMQLASKMRFVSVQLEALLAKDLWLRNARHANEMAQRLAEGVRAVHGVEILYPVQANGVFARLPHDVSLRLQKRFRFYFWDENAGVVRWMCAFDTTEDDVDAFVAALKEEMAH from the coding sequence GTGAACCCTCCCCGGACCGACGCCCGACGTCACCACGACCCGGACAGCAGGGGCTTCGCGAGCGACAACTACGCCGGCGCCCACCCGGAGGTGCTCGCCGCCCTGGCCCTGGCCAACGGCGGGCACCAGGTCGCCTACGGCGAGGACGACTACACCGAGAACCTCCAGGCGATCATCCGCAGCCACTTCGGGCCCACGGCGGAGGCCTTCCCGGTCTTCAACGGGACCGGCGCCAACGTCGTCGCGCTCCAGGCTGTCACCGACCGCTGGGGCGCGGTGATCTGCGCCGAGAGCGCCCACATCAACGTCGACGAGGGCGGGGCGCCGGAGCGGATGGGCGGCCTGAAGCTGCTGACCGTCCCCACCCCCGACGGCAAGCTCACCCCCGAGCTGATCGACCGGCAGGCGTACGGCTGGGACGACGAGCACCGCGCGATGCCGCAGGTCGTCTCGATCACCCAGAGCACGGAGCTCGGCACCCTCTACACACCGGACGAGATCCGCGCGATCTGCGACCACGCCCACGCGCACGGCATGAAGGTGCACCTCGACGGCTCCCGCATAGCCAACGCGGCCGCGTCCCTCGACGTCCCCATGCGGACGTTCACCAACGCGGTCGGGGTCGACATCCTCTCCCTCGGCGGGACGAAGAACGGCGCACTGTTCGGCGAGGCGGTCGTGGTGATCAACCAGGACGCGGTCTCCCACATGAAGCACCTGCGCAAGCTGTCCATGCAGCTCGCCTCCAAGATGCGCTTCGTGTCGGTGCAGTTGGAGGCCCTGCTCGCCAAGGACCTGTGGCTGCGCAACGCCCGACACGCCAACGAGATGGCCCAGCGGCTGGCCGAGGGCGTCCGCGCCGTGCACGGCGTCGAGATCCTCTACCCGGTCCAGGCCAACGGCGTCTTCGCCCGGCTCCCGCACGACGTGAGCCTCCGCCTCCAGAAGCGCTTCCGCTTCTACTTCTGGGACGAGAACGCGGGCGTTGTCCGCTGGATGTGCGCCTTCGACACGACCGAGGACGACGTGGACGCCTTCGTGGCGGCTCTCAAGGAGGAGATGGCGCACTAG